From the genome of Carassius auratus strain Wakin chromosome 26, ASM336829v1, whole genome shotgun sequence, one region includes:
- the pcnp gene encoding PEST proteolytic signal-containing nuclear protein isoform X1 — translation MASAKCCSEGPSQQGGPPGIPRLSAGPEEKGGSVKTKTVSSSTASGDSLRKRSADEIGLEDESKSKPAPSKISKLGFSMTAKKPTPISIKLGASKPKEPTPALPAKKAGLASVFNEDDDSEPEEMPPEAKMRMKNIGRETPTSAGPNSFNKGKQGFSDCQKLWERKFKTQPDQ, via the exons ATGGCGAGTGCGAAGTGCTGCAGCGAAGGCCCTTCACAACAAGGAG GTCCTCCTGGCATCCCTCGTCTTTCAG CAGGACCGGAAGAGAAGGGAGGCAGTGTGAAAACTAAGACTGTCTCTTCCAGCACGGCATCAGGAGACAGTCTGCGAAAGCGGTCTGCTGATGAGATCGGCCTCGAAGATGAGTCTAAAAGCAAGCCAGCACCATCTAAAATATCTAAACTGGGGTTTAGCATGACTGCGAAGAAGCCTACACCAATCTCTATCAAGCTGGGAGCAAGT aaacCTAAAGAACCCACACCTGCCTTACCTGCCAAGAAAGCTGGACTTGCATCAGTTTttaatgaggatgatgat AGCGAGCCTGAAGAAATGCCACCTGAGGCAAAGATGAGAATGAAGAATATTGGCAG AGAAACGCCCACATCTGCTGGACCCAATTCCTTTAACAAAGGAAAGCAGGGATTCTCAGACTGTCAGAAACTCTGGGAGAGGAAGTTTAAAACCCAGCCAGATCAATAG
- the pcnp gene encoding PEST proteolytic signal-containing nuclear protein isoform X3: MASAKCCSEGPSQQGAGPEEKGGSVKTKTVSSSTASGDSLRKRSADEIGLEDESKSKPAPSKISKLGFSMTAKKPTPISIKLGASKPKEPTPALPAKKAGLASVFNEDDDSEPEEMPPEAKMRMKNIGRETPTSAGPNSFNKGKQGFSDCQKLWERKFKTQPDQ; this comes from the exons ATGGCGAGTGCGAAGTGCTGCAGCGAAGGCCCTTCACAACAAGGAG CAGGACCGGAAGAGAAGGGAGGCAGTGTGAAAACTAAGACTGTCTCTTCCAGCACGGCATCAGGAGACAGTCTGCGAAAGCGGTCTGCTGATGAGATCGGCCTCGAAGATGAGTCTAAAAGCAAGCCAGCACCATCTAAAATATCTAAACTGGGGTTTAGCATGACTGCGAAGAAGCCTACACCAATCTCTATCAAGCTGGGAGCAAGT aaacCTAAAGAACCCACACCTGCCTTACCTGCCAAGAAAGCTGGACTTGCATCAGTTTttaatgaggatgatgat AGCGAGCCTGAAGAAATGCCACCTGAGGCAAAGATGAGAATGAAGAATATTGGCAG AGAAACGCCCACATCTGCTGGACCCAATTCCTTTAACAAAGGAAAGCAGGGATTCTCAGACTGTCAGAAACTCTGGGAGAGGAAGTTTAAAACCCAGCCAGATCAATAG
- the pcnp gene encoding PEST proteolytic signal-containing nuclear protein isoform X4, producing the protein MASAKCCSEGPSQQGGPEEKGGSVKTKTVSSSTASGDSLRKRSADEIGLEDESKSKPAPSKISKLGFSMTAKKPTPISIKLGASKPKEPTPALPAKKAGLASVFNEDDDSEPEEMPPEAKMRMKNIGRETPTSAGPNSFNKGKQGFSDCQKLWERKFKTQPDQ; encoded by the exons ATGGCGAGTGCGAAGTGCTGCAGCGAAGGCCCTTCACAACAAGGAG GACCGGAAGAGAAGGGAGGCAGTGTGAAAACTAAGACTGTCTCTTCCAGCACGGCATCAGGAGACAGTCTGCGAAAGCGGTCTGCTGATGAGATCGGCCTCGAAGATGAGTCTAAAAGCAAGCCAGCACCATCTAAAATATCTAAACTGGGGTTTAGCATGACTGCGAAGAAGCCTACACCAATCTCTATCAAGCTGGGAGCAAGT aaacCTAAAGAACCCACACCTGCCTTACCTGCCAAGAAAGCTGGACTTGCATCAGTTTttaatgaggatgatgat AGCGAGCCTGAAGAAATGCCACCTGAGGCAAAGATGAGAATGAAGAATATTGGCAG AGAAACGCCCACATCTGCTGGACCCAATTCCTTTAACAAAGGAAAGCAGGGATTCTCAGACTGTCAGAAACTCTGGGAGAGGAAGTTTAAAACCCAGCCAGATCAATAG
- the pcnp gene encoding PEST proteolytic signal-containing nuclear protein isoform X2: protein MASAKCCSEGPSQQGGPPGIPRLSGPEEKGGSVKTKTVSSSTASGDSLRKRSADEIGLEDESKSKPAPSKISKLGFSMTAKKPTPISIKLGASKPKEPTPALPAKKAGLASVFNEDDDSEPEEMPPEAKMRMKNIGRETPTSAGPNSFNKGKQGFSDCQKLWERKFKTQPDQ from the exons ATGGCGAGTGCGAAGTGCTGCAGCGAAGGCCCTTCACAACAAGGAG GTCCTCCTGGCATCCCTCGTCTTTCAG GACCGGAAGAGAAGGGAGGCAGTGTGAAAACTAAGACTGTCTCTTCCAGCACGGCATCAGGAGACAGTCTGCGAAAGCGGTCTGCTGATGAGATCGGCCTCGAAGATGAGTCTAAAAGCAAGCCAGCACCATCTAAAATATCTAAACTGGGGTTTAGCATGACTGCGAAGAAGCCTACACCAATCTCTATCAAGCTGGGAGCAAGT aaacCTAAAGAACCCACACCTGCCTTACCTGCCAAGAAAGCTGGACTTGCATCAGTTTttaatgaggatgatgat AGCGAGCCTGAAGAAATGCCACCTGAGGCAAAGATGAGAATGAAGAATATTGGCAG AGAAACGCCCACATCTGCTGGACCCAATTCCTTTAACAAAGGAAAGCAGGGATTCTCAGACTGTCAGAAACTCTGGGAGAGGAAGTTTAAAACCCAGCCAGATCAATAG
- the mylz3 gene encoding myosin, light polypeptide 3, skeletal muscle: MAGEFSADQIEDFKEAFGLFDRVGDNKVAYNQVADIMRALGQNPTNKDVKKILGDPSADDMANKRIDFDAFLPMLKTVDAVQKGTYDDYVEGLRVFDKEGNGTVMGAELRIVLSTLGEKMTEPEIDSLMQGQEDENGSVHYEDFVKHIMSV, translated from the exons ATG GCTGGAGAATTCTCTGCTGACCAGATTGAGG ACTTCAAAGAGGCCTTTGGTCTCTTCGACAGAGTTGGTGACAACAAGGTTGCCTACAACCAGGTTGCTGACATCATGCGTGCCCTGGGACAGAACCCCACCAACAAAGACGTGAAGAAAATCCTGGGTGACCCATCTGCTGACG ATATGGCCAACAAAAGAATTGACTTTGATGCTTTCCTGCCAATGCTGAAGACCGTTGACGCCGTCCAGAAGGGTACCTATGATGACTACGTTGAGGGTCTGCGCGTCTTCGACAAAGAGGGCAATGGCACAGTGATGGGCGCTGAGCTGCGCATTGTGCTCTCAACACTGG GTGAGAAGATGACCGAGCCCGAGATCGACTCTCTCATGCAGGGACAGGAGGACGAGAACGGCAGTGTCCACTATGAGG ATTTCGTCAAGCACATCATGTCCGTGTAA